Below is a genomic region from Miscanthus floridulus cultivar M001 chromosome 1, ASM1932011v1, whole genome shotgun sequence.
CGAAGTCATCCTCATAtacagtgacattgtcactgtccagaTAAGATGTGAGCTCACAACCAACAACAGAAGCAGATTGAGATGAAGTGCGGGCAGAGGCAGGGAAAGGACCAACAACACCAGATGATCCAGGGCCTCCAAAGATTCTTCCCCATACCTATTTTTTCTTACATATATGGCTTGCAAGCTGTGCAGGCCTCTGAGACCTAATTGTACCAAACTTTCTCTCGTATTTGTTAAACAACTTGTAAATAGCTTACTAAGATCTCcagtggtggtctgtctagaaaccttagtaaacctagggttatgagcacgaCCAATGTACTCCTCCCATGCATCTGTCTCCCCAATACCCAACGGCAAATCAAGCCTAACAATCAAGCGACACAATTCAGATCTAGTAACATCAGGTTTATAGTCCCAGTTATGTACATAACCATCAGGATTGTAAGTAAGCTCAGACTGAACCCTAGCAGCTTGATCAATTTTCTGCCTACAAGATTTCTGGTGCCTCTTCAAATGGCCAGTGCCAGCattagatctagcagacaaaATATGCTTACACATTTTACAGGTAGCTTTAGTGCAGATTTTCCTACCATTCACAATCTCATAGATCTCACTAATATCAGCCCACACAACAGATTTACGCTTACCAGTACCAACATCAGAAGAGTTACCAGCAACAGATGGAGCTGAGCCGTTGGAGCAGGCTGGGGACCCAGTCATcgtcgccccttcaccaccgccgccgtctagATCGATTGGAGCAGCAGAGCCGCCACCGCATCGATACCGAACAAGGCAGCAGCGTCCTCATgggtgtcgtcgtcgtcctcagggGCCGGGCCTGtcacgatcagatcgtcgttgtcggTGAGCAGCCAGACGATCTCGTCATCAGCACCAACCATGGCGCCCTCGACCGTGGAGGGCTCTCCAGCACCGTTCCTTAATGGTGCGAGGCGTAGCCTTGGTCGCTCTGTGCCACAGCTAGGGGACGACGCATCGGCCACCGACCTACGCAAAGAGATGAAGGAGGAAAAGAACATATCAGAATAGACCAATCATcaatggaagaagaggagggttagggttagggttgtacCTGCGCAATCAGAGCCCGGTGCCGAAGAAGATGAGGGCCACCCAGAGAAGACGACACACCGGTTAGAAAGACGGCGAGTAGTGGAGGAGGGACAGACGGGGAGTCGGGGACACAAACTCATATAATCACCGAGATGAAGAGGGGAgatagagagagggagaagggagaggcggagagggagGGGATCAAGTAGGAGGAGACGAGGAGTAGGGAGCGGCTCGTCGACGGCAGGCGGATCGAGGTCACCGGAGTCGAGGAGGTCGGACGCCACTAGCAGATGAGACGGCGAGGCGAGAGCGGCATAGCGGGGGGAGTGGAAATGATTTAGGGCTCGGGGTGAGGGTGAGGGCGCCGCGTCTGCGCGCTTATATATGAGGGGGGGAGGCGGGAGGAGCCGTTAGGGTTGCGTCGGTTGGCAGGCCGCGGGGGACTGAGGGTGGAGGGGATGCCGGGCTGCTACCGGGCCGACCCTTGCAAGCGGGGCCGTGCCGTGCTAGCCCACGGGCTTGAGCTACGGCCTAGGCACGGTATGTACCCCTGGCCTGGGCCCAGGCTTCGTGCCGGGCCACCGTGCCTCGGGCTGCACGGACGTTTTTTAGTACTGCAAGTGTGATTCACGCAAGTTTTGGGCCAGTCTCACCGATTGTTTTTCCATTCTCCAGCGAATTCCAACATAGTTCGTAGAAAATCCAAAGTATAAAAAAATGGACAAAAGGTGGGGGGTGATCATCAGCGGTTGGAAAGGGAACTTCTGATTCGGGCCGACCGAGGGGCAGTCGTCGAGCGTGGATTTGTGTGTTTTGTTTGGTGCAGGACAAAGAAGCAGGCTAGCAAAAAGGAATTTTTGGGCACTTCCGTGGTGTGGCGTGCGTGATCTCTCGCCTTCTCACTCAGCGGAGATGATGGGCCATCTCCCGTTCTTATTGGGCTTTATGCAGTGGGCTGCTGCAGCTCGTCTTCCCACCTAAATTTGTTGAGTTTTGTTCAAAAAGAAAACCTAAATTTGTTGAGTTTTCCTTAAAAAACCTAAATTTATTGAGTTTTCCTTAATAAACATCTAAACTTCGTTGATTAGGGGCGCAGCCAAAGTTTAGACATAGGAAGGCCATTCAAACAATCAGCAATTACGCATGATGAAATACATATACGGCAACAATATATCCCCTCCAATCCAAAATGAATGTTCTCTCTTTATAAGGGGTCAGTCCATCTTACCTTACATCAAATTATAAAAAAGGTATTCATAACTATGATGCGTAATAAGTATAATTAGATGGATAATTGAACCTCTTATAGGTCTTGTTCGTTTTCATAATATACCTcttttggagatacaaatgttgatagtattttttatataaaaacggACAAACTTAAGAAATTTTAACTTAGTCTAAACCTATGATGGTATTTTTTTTTAGGATAGAGGGAGTACATAACAATCAAATAAAATTGAAAACCTAAAAAAAGAACACCGAATGTTATAGAGAAAAACAAAACATCACTAATTAGCCCCAGGTCTGTAACCTTCCGTCCACCACTACACCTTGTTAGTCATCGATGGTATTTTATTGAATATCAAACTTGTGGGGGTGTATCATCTCGGTCCCCGAACTCAGAAAGTGTGTCATTTCGGTCCTTAAACTCTGTTTGGGTCTCATATTCATCCAAACGGATATGAAGACGGGTACGAATCATATCCGTTTGGATATATATGAGACCCAACTAAAGTTTAAGGATTAAAATGACACGCCTGACAAGTTCGTGGACCGGCGAGAGAAGATGAAGACTAGGATATCGCTGGCGTTGTCTCGCATGCTGCAGGTTCTTCCCGACGTCGGTGTCGGCGAGACGCCGCCACCGATGGACTGGAAGGAGACTCAGGACGCGCACGTGTTCATGACGGACGTCCCGGGCCTGGCCAAGCAACAGGTTGTCGTCGAGCTGGTGGATGGCCGCATCCTCCGCATCTGCGGCGGCAAGAAGGACAACGACGCCAAGAAGGGCGTTCTAGCGGTGGGCCATGAGGAAAAGAAGGAAGAGGAGGGGGGACAGAAATCTTCTCTAAAAGAAAGCAATTGATTGATAAAAGAGTAAAGTTCATGGCCAATCCTCGAATTTATAGAGGTGTGTCATTTCGCTCCTTAAACTCTGCTGGGGTTTCATATTCATCCAAATAGATATGAATTCATACCCGCTTCCATATCCGTTTGGATGAATATAAGATCCAAACAGAATTTGAGGACCGAAATGACACTTTCTGAGTTTGGAGACGGGGATGACACACCCCACAAGTTCGAGGACCGGCGGCCATGTACTTTACTCCCATTGAATTATTATTACTAGTTAAATATGGGTTCAGTAAAATATAAAATATAACGAATCATATATTAGTAAAATCTAAAATTTCATTAAATATATCTTAATATGGTAGGCAAACAAATATAGTTGAATTAGATATTTTATTTTAATTGTGTCTTGTATGATTTTCTTTTCCAGAAGGCATCAATAAATACATATGACAAGAATATTTTATCATATCATTTTTATATTAATATAGACTATTAAGCTATATATTAAGTAAAAAACATTATAGTTATGTTAGGGGGGCATTGGCCCCTGTTGAGGGAAGCCCCGTCCTTTCGCCAACCCTACCTTGCCGTCTAGGTTTTCGCCAAGACCTTTTCAATAATTAACACCTATTGACAAGATTGCCCTTGTACCTTTCGCATTCCGTGAGGGCAAAAGCCCTCGTGAGCATGGATGGCGACATCTACTTGATTCCGTGGGCACGAGTATGATCAAGGGGCCGCCAGGGCGAAGTAATCCTCCAACTTGACGCGAATGCCCTTTCACCCAAGCGGTATTTTCGCTGCTTAGTCATGTTGTGTCACGTAGGTCGGCTACTTTCGCAGGAGACAGGAAAAGAAAGAGGCGGCCGTACGGAGCGGAGGGGGGATAAGGCGAGGAAGGCGCTTACTGGGGGAGGTCTAATGCAGGGCGGACCAAAGCCACCTCAGCGAACCATAATTTGCCACATGATCTGGATAGTTGGAGGGGCATTTATGCCCATATAAAAGATACATATATGTATAAATAGTGCTCTAGAAGCATTGTAAGAGATGAGAAGAAATCCTAATTCCTTCGGTGGCCTTTCAAGTGCCTTTTCGCGTTCCTTTCATTCATTATTGTGCTTTCAATTACTTGAGCAACAACCTAATGTTCGAGGGCTAAAGCCTAGAACAACAGTCCCTGCCCCCTAGCTCCGCTCTGCGTTGAATCTCTACTCCTAAATAGATGGTACAGGAATCGTCAACACTCCTCTACTCGCGCCCCCGCCAGACTCCGGGTAACGATTTCAAAAGAGTCGTCTAGCCAACAACTGGTTGTTTTAGTCTCTCCTAACAACTAGATTTTTACAACTGCACTTACATTGTCTTATAAGTATATTTACACCGCTATTTATAAATGATttcttcagtgtaatttattgAACAGGGTGATGTAATTTGGGGATAATACGAATATATGTCAAATTTTTcagaaaaaaatacaaattatttctatggattgtAGATCTCTGATAAtatgtgccaaaattttcagaaaaaattacaaattatttctataaATTGCAAATAGTaaagaaatatatgtcaaattgttCATAAATTTCAGAAAATCAGATTCTCTGTTTattccgtcgtcgtcgtccttctCGCCGGTGGGTATCCTCTGCGGCTCTGCTTCCTTGGGTCTCTTGGCTAGCTAGCTGCCTAGGACTCGGCATTCTCATCGGCGTAGATGCTCCGGGAGACCTgcagtctgttcggttggctggttcgtatcgttgctggttcgtgaagaagtacggctgatttgtgtgagagaaaaatactgttccgtctaaaaatttacgatcatttacgacaagccacagccaaacgaacaggctgctgaaCCTGGCCCACGCTTGCTTCTGGCCAGGCCAGGCGACGGTAACAGGTCGAGCCCCTCCCGCGTCTCTTTCCGGCAAATGGCACCGGCCTGATGGACGGCGGCGTCGTTTACGTCATGCAAATTTGCGTGGGCCACACATGATCTCCCGCCAGGGTTCATGAGCTGCGTGCCTTGAGGTTGCCGAGACGGGGCTCTTGAATCGCCGCAGGGGTGCGAATCGCGGAGAGCGGATGACTCGCGATGCGAGCTAGGGAGCAGCGAAAAATCCGGTTGTTAACGGCTCCGAAAACTACCAGTTGTCTGTTAGCAATCCTGTTTCAAAACCCTACCCCAGACTCCAACAGTACCAAAATAGGAGAAGAATGATTTCCTTATTGGGTTGACAATCTAATCCAAATCTTTCTTTCACCCATTCCAGTATTGTTGTATATTAATTAGTTTCTGAAATTTTTGTTGCCTGGGCTTCAAAAATTGTTGCTTGAGCTGGTAACTTGCTCGACAGAATGCCTACCCTTGCCTGTTGTAGTTGTTTACCTATGTCATGTATGCAACAAGTCCTGCATCAAAGTGTCATATTGTTAGACAGGCTTTACTCTTGATTGGAGACACTACATGGTTACTGTACACTGACAGCCATTCCCAGCTGAGAGGATAGCACATCTAACAATGGGTAGATTAGCTTTCATCATATATCCAGTACAAGAACAAAGCCGAGAGTTTTGAATTGGTTCTGTTGTTATGGCACTGGAAAATGCAACCTAAACAATGAAAGTGTCTAACTTTCCGTGTAACTTTTCCCGACAGCTTGCATGTAGGATGTCTGACAACATGTTTAGGTTGCATTTAGCTTCATCTTCTATTTTGTTTATTATAGCGAATTTCAACGCAGAGGCGGTGCTAGGGGTAACAATTTTAAAACCCCTACCCCAGACTCCAGCTGCAAAACTACGACTCTGGCTAATATAACAATTCTATACGTCTAAATTTTGGCTGCCTATGGTCAGATATTGCTCTCTGCGTCGTTgtgcaagaaacatcaagcagcCGCCAGCAGCCAGCGTATCGATGTACGAGAGGCTTTACAGGACAAGCTACCTTACAGTCATAATCAACACTTCAATTTGTAGAATCAGCAACAATTTCACAGTTTTAGTTGCCATTACTCAAGACCCAAATTTGCCAACGAGTCCCTCTTCGAGTCTTGACCCTGTTGCTGAAGATCTCCCATGGCCATGGGTCCCTAATCAGTAATTACAGAATTTGGGGATTCGGCAGGGTGAAAAGGTTCTTCACATATTATACTCGACAGGGTGGAAAAATCGAGTGTTGGAGAGGGAGAAACGCGCTAGTGACATATAGAGTTTCTTATCCTTTGTAGAAAGGATATGTAAGTTGTGCATGCGTTCAGTTCGCGCAGCTTTGCCGCACGTTCCCTTGCGAATTGACAAATCGGACCACATTCCCAACTCGGCAGTTCGTGTTATACAATACTAGCGTGCGTACGTACTAGCAGATCAGGTCACGGCTGGCTACTACTCAACTCAGTGGACTTCTTCTGCCCATCGTGTCCATCGTCCTTGTCCTCGCCGTGATCGCCACCGCCGAAGAGCTTCTCGGTGTCCTCCAGGCACCTGCCCCTCGTCTCCGGtaggaagaagaacatgaagatcCAGCCGGCAGCAGCGATGCCGGCATACAGGTAGAAGCTCCCGGCCAAGGTGATGGCCTTGTAGAGCGAGATGAAGGACATGGTGATGGCGCCGCTCATGATCCGGTTCATCGCCGTGCCAAGCGCGCAGCCCTGCGCGCGGAGCCGCAGCGGGAAGATCTCCGAGCTGTACACCCACGCGATCGGGCCCATGCCGATCGAAAAGGACGCCACGAACGTGAGCACCGCCGCGATGCTCACGCCGGACAGCGGCGTCGCATGGCCCTCGGGAAGCCGGTCGATGGCGTGCAGTGCCGAGGCCAGCGTCACCAGCGACACCACCATCCCGCCCGCGCTGGTGAGCAGCAGCGGCCTCCGCCCGACGCGGTCGAGGAAGAACGTGGCCACCAGGATGAACAGCGTCTTGGACGCGCCCACCGCCATGGTGGCGCCCAGGGAGTTGCTGTCCGACGTGAGCCCGGCCTTCTTGAACACCCGCGGGCTGTACAGCACCACGGAGTCGATGCCGGAGGCCTGCTGGAAGaactggaggccgaggcaggcgATCAGTATGCGGCGGACGGGTGGCGTCGGGCGGATGAGGAGGTCCCTCCACACCCCTTCGCCATGGCTGCCCTGCTTGTTCCTGCGGTCCACGACCACCacttcgtcgtcgtcgttgtcaccGACGCCGTCCGGGATGCCGATGGCCTTCTTGATGTCGGCGAgccgctcctcggcctcgacggggGAGTCAGAGGTCTTGGCCAGCACGCGACGCGCGTCGCCGATGCGGCCCTGCATGACGAGCCACCGCGGCGACTCCGGCATGGCGAGGACCCCCAGGGCGAGGAAGAACGGCGGGACAGCGCCGACGAGGAACATGACGCGCCAGCTGAGGTGCACGGGGAGGCCGTGGAAGGCGTAGTTGGAGACGTACCCGAGGAGCAACCCCGTGTTGATGAACACCTCCGGGAAGGACGTGAGCAGGCCGCGCGCCGACGTGGGCGCCACCTCGGCCGTGTACACGGGCGCGATCATGAGCGCGTACCCGACGCCGACGCCTGCCACGAAGCGGCCCAGCATGAGGATCCCGTAGCCCGGGGCGAGGCCCATGATGAGCGCGCCCGCGAAGAAGGTGGCCGCCGCGAGCACCATGGTGTACCGTCGGCCGATCCAGTCCGACGTCCGGCCTGCCGCGAGCGAGCCGACGAGCGAGAAGATGTTGATGATGCCGGCGAGGATCTCGATCTTCGTGTCACCGATCTTGAGGTCCTGCTTCATGAATTGCTGCGCTCCGCTCATCACAGACACATCTGCATACATACATAAGAAGGATCAGATCATCAGAACCTGAGAAATAATAGATTGACTACGCGCATGAGGTGCACGTACGCACGTGGTGCCTATATATGGCAACGAGTGCATGGAATTGTATGCGTCATGCGTGGACGTACCGTAGCCGAGGACGATGGAGTTCATGGAAGCGAGGACGGCGCAGGCGAGGGCGTACTTGTTAAGGGGCGGGCGCTTTGCCGGCGCCACGGCGGCAGGGATGCCGCCGTCGTCGGAGGCGTCGTGCTGCTTGGACATGGCGAAGGCGGAAGAGACGCGCTGGTGGAGAGAGGGATGTGGCTCTCGGGACCACACTTGCTGTGTCCGGTGACACTGTCCCTTCTCACGCACTACTTATGGCCGGCCGGTCTTCGTTTGATAGAATGCTACGCTCCCTGTCTATCAATATATTGCCACAATGCCATCCTTGAGAGTAGAAAAAACGCTGTGACGATCAACACTTCAGAAGTGTGGTACTGACTTGTGGTCTAGGATTATTCTTCTTGCTGTCCTTTGTGCGAAGGGGCAGCAGGTTACTGAGATGAGTACGGAACTGTAGCGGTCAAGGCTGTAAAACGACAGCTTTGTTTGATCCCCATCTGTGGCAGAAAAGAGTGGACAACTGGGATTGAAATTTGAAAAGTGTGCACTTATGACCTATCAATTGGAATCTTACAACTAGGAAAACACTTTCAAAAATAAATCATCATGATGATTTTTCATATTCCCAAAAGAAATACGAAAATGAGTATACCAGTGTGGACATCAGATTTTCTTTGTTATAAATATTCCAAACTACAAGCTTGTGTTATAGTAGAAAGAACATGCTTAGATGGTTTAGGCGTAGGACAAAAAATCTACACAATGAGGATCTACAATTGTTCAGCCTAAACTTTGGAGTTAAAACCCTGGTTCTGAATGTGCTACAAGAACCGATAACGTATCGAGTTGGATAGATTCATTGTCTACTCAAACTTATTGGTATAATCTTTAAATAAAGTGGCTACTAGCCATCTCAATATGGTGTCAATTGGCTTTTATGAGAGAATGCAATATTCCTAAAGGGTTGTCCTTCATTAGACAATGCATGAACTCCACAGGAAAAAACTTAACGGGATAATTTTTAAAATAGATTTTAAAAAATCCCATAACAAGGTTACATGATCATTTCTACTACAAACACTATGTATGAAAGTTTTTTCGCCCAAGTGGATCGAGTGGGTTGAAACCTCTATCACGAAGCTAGTGTATCAATGAACTGAGATTGACACTTTTTTCCAAACAAATAAAGGCCTTCATGAAAGGGAACCATTATCTCCAACATTGTTATAGACATGTTAACGATCCTAATCAATAGAGCCAAAGAAGATGAGCAATTGAGTAGAGTGGTGCAATACATAATAGATGATGGTTTATCAATCCTGTAGTACACCGATGACACAATACTGTTTATGAAAAACTGATCTAGAGCAAGCTTTAAAGTTTAAGCATTAAGTACTTTATGCTTTTGAACAAGCATCAagtcttagggggtgtttggtttagcTTTTGGCTTCAGCTTTTGCTCCCAAAAGCCCAAAAGTTAACCAAAGGGCACCTGCTGGTCCAATAGCTTTTGAAAAAGCCAGTTTTCacgtagttcaattttcacagctAGGGAGAGGCTGTTTTCACCGGCTGGGGGGTCACTTTCAACGAAATTACCCGCACTGCCATCGGTTATGAAGAAAATATTTCGTTCTtttcccttctcttcccttccgcG
It encodes:
- the LOC136550773 gene encoding polyol transporter 5-like — its product is MSKQHDASDDGGIPAAVAPAKRPPLNKYALACAVLASMNSIVLGYDVSVMSGAQQFMKQDLKIGDTKIEILAGIINIFSLVGSLAAGRTSDWIGRRYTMVLAAATFFAGALIMGLAPGYGILMLGRFVAGVGVGYALMIAPVYTAEVAPTSARGLLTSFPEVFINTGLLLGYVSNYAFHGLPVHLSWRVMFLVGAVPPFFLALGVLAMPESPRWLVMQGRIGDARRVLAKTSDSPVEAEERLADIKKAIGIPDGVGDNDDDEVVVVDRRNKQGSHGEGVWRDLLIRPTPPVRRILIACLGLQFFQQASGIDSVVLYSPRVFKKAGLTSDSNSLGATMAVGASKTLFILVATFFLDRVGRRPLLLTSAGGMVVSLVTLASALHAIDRLPEGHATPLSGVSIAAVLTFVASFSIGMGPIAWVYSSEIFPLRLRAQGCALGTAMNRIMSGAITMSFISLYKAITLAGSFYLYAGIAAAGWIFMFFFLPETRGRCLEDTEKLFGGGDHGEDKDDGHDGQKKSTELSSSQP